A stretch of Roseovarius sp. M141 DNA encodes these proteins:
- a CDS encoding HlyD family secretion protein, whose translation MLELLLTSFPVIIRYFQLKRRNEAMTVWNMRTAVFLWAGLATCLFVLIFYFHPKSYSGLVPFRTVSVVAQTSGPVIELPIRNGQRVSAGDLLFRIEDHTQKAKLKQAEAELGKITAAETKSADTLKVAEASVLEAQASLDKLKVDLDNAQTLYGRNVGTQDAVRELEASVAVATAELSATQAQVNLAQTDISQTLPAQRAVAEAAVGSARTALDRTEVRSFTDGVVTQLVMSKGSPASQLILSPAMIIIPDRPKDTPIRIIAGFSQIARATIYEGMPAEIACDSNAGLSFHNAVLPAKVVFVQPAVAAGQIVPGGQLLEPSLRTARGSMVVFFELEHPEHQKIMLDGSGCLIQTYTNNIDGTAGHIIAATGVIKAVGLRLKVWGAVISGIGLAGGGGH comes from the coding sequence ATGCTTGAGCTTCTCCTGACGTCTTTCCCCGTCATCATCCGTTACTTCCAGTTGAAACGCCGCAACGAGGCCATGACTGTCTGGAACATGCGAACGGCCGTGTTTCTCTGGGCCGGTCTTGCCACCTGCCTGTTTGTCCTGATTTTCTACTTTCATCCGAAATCCTATTCCGGGCTGGTGCCGTTCCGAACTGTTTCGGTCGTCGCTCAGACCAGCGGGCCGGTGATCGAGCTGCCGATCAGAAACGGACAGAGGGTGTCCGCCGGGGATCTGTTGTTTCGCATAGAGGACCACACCCAGAAAGCCAAGTTGAAGCAGGCCGAGGCCGAATTGGGCAAGATTACCGCCGCCGAGACCAAGTCTGCCGACACGCTGAAGGTCGCAGAGGCAAGCGTGCTCGAAGCGCAGGCATCACTCGACAAGCTGAAAGTCGATCTGGATAATGCGCAAACGCTTTATGGCCGGAACGTCGGCACGCAGGATGCTGTCAGAGAATTGGAAGCCTCTGTCGCCGTTGCCACGGCCGAACTGTCAGCGACTCAGGCGCAGGTCAATTTAGCTCAAACGGATATTTCACAGACCCTTCCCGCCCAGCGCGCAGTGGCCGAAGCAGCCGTGGGGAGCGCCAGGACCGCGCTGGATCGAACCGAAGTACGTTCCTTCACGGATGGTGTCGTGACCCAACTGGTCATGAGCAAGGGCAGCCCCGCATCACAGCTGATCCTGAGCCCGGCGATGATAATCATCCCTGACCGGCCAAAGGACACTCCGATCAGAATCATCGCGGGCTTCTCTCAGATTGCGCGCGCCACGATTTACGAGGGTATGCCTGCGGAAATCGCCTGTGACAGCAATGCAGGTTTGTCGTTTCACAATGCGGTCCTCCCCGCGAAGGTGGTCTTTGTTCAGCCCGCGGTGGCTGCGGGTCAGATTGTACCGGGCGGTCAGTTGCTGGAGCCGAGCTTGAGAACCGCGCGCGGCTCCATGGTGGTCTTCTTCGAACTTGAGCACCCTGAACACCAGAAAATCATGCTGGATGGCAGCGGATGTCTGATACAGACCTATACCAACAACATCGACGGGACGGCGGGCCATATCATTGCGGCAACAGGCGTCATCAAGGCCGTCGGTCTGCGCCTGAAGGTGTGGGGTGCCGTGATTTCCGGTATCGGGCTTGCAGGCGGAGGGGGGCATTGA
- a CDS encoding dimethylarginine dimethylaminohydrolase family protein, whose protein sequence is MLDKTLSEFTLQRRKSGGGTQPMKNWRLPNETDKLSKVLLGSPAHLRHLSTSSLSSKHLRENPCKIQVAQSQHAEMVAAYEHFGVKVQMHEAQPELPMQVYARDSSVMTPYGAIITAMSQWWRRGENYAAIRTYENLGIPIYDMVSAGTFEGGDFNVIEEGVVLIGCGGARTNEAGARQVAGWFEDEGWEVKLAFIDEYYVHIDLMVVPIAEKLTAVCLDCTDPWIVEWIKGKGHEIIDVPFRDTMNLGCNVMSLGNGKVIAPKASTTLVEALRARGFEVAAIDTAEISKTGGGIHCMAQALDRG, encoded by the coding sequence ATGCTCGACAAGACCCTAAGCGAATTCACCCTGCAACGCCGCAAGAGTGGCGGCGGCACCCAGCCGATGAAAAACTGGCGCCTGCCCAATGAGACGGACAAGCTCAGCAAGGTCCTGCTCGGCTCGCCCGCGCATCTGCGGCATCTCTCGACATCGAGCCTGTCCAGCAAACATCTGCGCGAAAATCCCTGCAAAATCCAGGTCGCGCAATCCCAGCACGCCGAAATGGTCGCGGCCTACGAACATTTCGGCGTCAAGGTGCAGATGCACGAGGCCCAGCCAGAGTTGCCGATGCAGGTCTATGCGCGCGATTCCTCGGTGATGACACCCTATGGCGCGATCATCACCGCGATGTCCCAGTGGTGGCGCCGGGGCGAGAATTACGCGGCGATCCGCACCTATGAAAACCTCGGCATCCCGATCTACGACATGGTGAGCGCCGGCACGTTCGAGGGTGGCGACTTCAACGTGATCGAGGAAGGTGTCGTCCTGATCGGCTGCGGCGGCGCGCGCACCAATGAGGCCGGCGCACGGCAGGTTGCCGGGTGGTTCGAGGATGAAGGCTGGGAGGTCAAGCTGGCCTTTATCGATGAATATTACGTGCATATCGACCTGATGGTCGTGCCCATCGCGGAAAAACTGACGGCGGTGTGCCTGGACTGCACCGACCCTTGGATCGTCGAGTGGATCAAGGGCAAGGGACACGAGATCATCGACGTGCCGTTTCGCGATACGATGAATCTGGGCTGCAACGTGATGAGCCTTGGCAATGGCAAGGTGATCGCGCCGAAGGCCTCGACCACGCTGGTCGAGGCTCTGCGTGCGCGCGGTTTCGAGGTGGCGGCGATCGATACGGCCGAGATCTCGAAAACCGGCGGCGGCATTCACTGCATGGCGCAGGCGCTGGATCGCGGTTGA